GGATTACCATGTTCTTTTCTGGCCATAACTGTAAACCTCCATTGGTGTTAAGTGGTTAAAATAATCCATACACCAACTATTCTGAGGTTTACACAAATTTTTCAGCACTCTCCCGGTAAATTTTAAGCATTTTCTGTATAATCAGTTTTTGTGTCGGCTGATATTCTCAATTGTCTCATTGCTTAGACCAGTAATCTCCCGGATTGATTGCAGGCTCATCCCTTTCTGAACCATTCGCAGGACGATTTGGTGTATTAATTCCCTATCCTGACTAATCTCAGCTCTCTCTTGCTTAAGCTCTGTATCTTTTTGCTTGATTACCTTCCTTAATTCCTTCAATTCCCTCTCTTTTTCCCTCCGCCCTTCATCACGATAACTATCCGCTATTGTTTCCATAATTGCCTCACCATTTTTGTGTTCTCTTTCTACTATCTCCCCGAACTGCTTTTTCAACTTTCCCTTAATCACCGAGTGCAGATAGGTTAATATCACATACAGGAAATCGTATCTCTTACCCTCAACATCTTTGGATATCCTGATAATTTGCGGCAAAACACTCAAAATCTCCGGACTTCTGCTGTACTTAAGAGCCAGAAGAAGCATCTTGAGCTTACCCGTCCCTGCATCAGAGGGAGAACCATCTTCAATCTGCTCCGGGTTAAAGAGAGATAAATCAAGCATTAAAAAGTGAAAATCCGGAATAACATGATCGGTACCCTCTAGAATTGCGATATTATCCTTCATGCTATTGTTCATATTGCAAGGTCGACCGTTACAATGACAGACCACAATTGGAATTATCTGGGGAAAAAGCCCGTTTACCCCGTTTTGTTTCTCATGCTGATCCCAGATCTCCACGATATAGCGCAAGAGCTGGAAATGGATCTTTTTATCCGGAGTGCTCTTATGCTCAAAGAGCAGATATACCCATTGATCATTTCCCAAGACTTTTGTACGATAGATGATATCTGAGCGATGCTCCCTGAGATTTTCATCAACCCAGTTTTCTTTTACAATCTCCAATGTTTCCCAATTGATACTGCTTTGAACTTTTGACGGCAATGCTGAAAAAGAGAGATTCCTGGTGATATTGATATCCTGCATGGACTCACGGAAAAGACGATCGTGAGCATGCTGGATTTTATACTCTGAGGAGAGATTTTTAATGTCTTTTTTTTGAAGACATATAGCAATACTCCTCTTTGTCTGTTTTGCATAGGTATGTCTGTTGCTGTTCTGAAAATAGTAATGTCTCATGCTCTGTTGAAGGAAAACTCAACAAATTGGAAATGGTTGACAAGTCAAACATAATAATGTTTAACATCTGTGTCGCATCGTCCATGTGCGAGGGTTGCAGTGATGCAGGTTTATTCCTGAAACGGGAGATTTAAATGGTGCAGATATCCTGAAGCGGGGCTGATAAAAAGCCCCAAAAAGTTTCCATGTTTATCATTCCTTTTTTGTATCTTATATACCGGTTTTTCTCTTTCCTTCTATTACCCGATAATTTTCTGAAAGGATGCTATAATGAACCGAGTAGAGCTCGCGTTACGGACATTTTTCTGGATTTTTTTCAACAAAAAATTTGCGGATAAAATTGAGGAGTTTTTCATTGAGAAGCCTGCTCCTGAGGAGGCCAAGGAGGAAGTGGTTGTAAAAAAAGAGGCTCCTCGTGTGCATCGCAGTGAGGCAGTACAGGTGATTGCTCTGATGCAGAGGGAGGGAAGGCTTGTTGATTTTCTGAAAGAACCAATCGATACCTACAGTGATGCTCAGATAGGGGCTGCAGTAAGGGATATTCACCGGGACTGTGGGGCTGTTCTGGACAGAGTATTCGGGGTTGAACCATTGTTGAAGGATGACGAGGGTAAAGAGATTACCGTGCTTCCCGGATTTGATCCTGAACAATATCATCTTACCGGAAATGTTTCCGGAAATCCCCCATATAATGGTATTCTGCGTCATCATGGATGGCGGGCAACCAAAGTGGAACTACCGCTCTGGCAGGGCTGTGATGAATCCGTGAATGTGCTGGCAGCAGCAGAAGTCGAATTGAAATGAAGCTTAACTACTTGAGAGCTTTGATCTCTATCGTGCTCATTATTAGTGCTACTTGTAATTTCTATCATTTCGAATAGGATGGGAATTCAAAATATGGGTACCATTTTAAAATTCGGTACACTCAAATTAACTGAGATAAAGAATTAAATGCATTATTCGTAATATCTCCTCTGAACAGCGTAAAAAAACTATGAAATTACTGGAAGGAGCTTTAATAAGATGGCTCAATTTGCAGCAGGAATTGATCTGGGCACAACAAACAGCGTAGTTGCGTATGTAAGATTGGATCAGGAAAATGCACCTGTTGAACTGCTTGAGATTCAGCAGTTAACAGGGCCGGCAACAATTGATAACAGAAAGTCACTGCCTTCTTTCTGTTATCTGGCAACTGATGCGGAGGTGGAAAAGGCGGCATACGATGTGCCCTGGGAGAGCGGGCGCAGATACGTGATAGGTGATCTTGCAAGGAGACAGTCGGCTGATGTTCCAACGCGAACTGTGGCGGCTGCAAAATCATGGCTTGCTTACAGCAGGGTTGATAGACGCGAGCCGATTCTTCCCTGGAATGCCCCCTCTGATGTGGAAAAAATCTCTCCTGTAGAGGCATCCAGACGATATCTGGAGCATATCGTTTCAGTGTGGAACAGCAAATTCCCCGATGCCCCACTTTCGGAGCAGCAAGTCGTACTCACTGTACCTGCTTCCTTTGATGCCAGTGCCCGGGAATTGACACTTGAAGCTGCTCATCAGGCAGGTTTACCTCAGGACTTGCTTCTACTTGAGGAACCGCAGGCTGCTGTTTACGCGTGGCTGGCAGATGCCGGGGAAAACTGGAGGAGCCGACTCAAGGTTGGTGATACACTGCTTATCTGTGATGTCGGGGGAGGAACAACCGATTTCACCCTCATTGGGACCGGAGAGGAAGAGGGGGATCTGGTACTGAGAAGAATCGCAGTGGGAAATCATATACTTGTCGGTGGCGATAACATGGATCTTACACTGGCTCATTTTGCCAGGAATGTATTTGCGGATAAGGGTGTTAACCTTGACCCCTGGCAGGCTGTATCATTATGGCATGCGTGCCGCAGTGCAAAGGAGGAACTTCTTTCAGAAAATCCTCCGGAGACTCATCCTGTGACTATTCTGGGGCGGGGATCGAAACTTATCGGCGGAACTGTTTCGGTCGATCTTGAATCCTCTGCGGTTTCACCACTGTTGCTTGATGGGTTCTTTCCGTTCTGCAGTGCAGACAGTTCTCCATCACGACGTCCTGCATCAGGTTTCCGTGAACTGGGACTTCCTTTTGAATCCGACACCGGTATCACTCGTCATCTGGCTCAGTTTCTCCGTGCACATGGTGAGGGTGGCAAATCTGTAAGGCCGACACACATACTATTCAACGGCGGGGTCTTTAAATCTGAGGCATTCAGGGCACGGCTCATGGATGTTGTACAGAGTTGGTTTACAGAAGGAGAAGTCACACCTCTTGAGCGTACACCTGATTTTGATTTTGCTGTCAGCAGGGGAGCTGCATATTATGCTTTTGTCAAACAGGGTAAAGGTATCCGGATAAGAGGTGGAACAGGCCGTTCATATTATATCGGAATAGAAACAAGCGGACCTGCTGTCCCTGGAATCGAAAGACCTCTCAATGCATTCTGTGTGGTGCCATTCGGGATGGAGGAGGGGAGTGAGATCGATGTGCCTGGTGAGGAGATTGGACTTATTGTGGGTGAGCCTGCAAGGTTCCGTTTCTTTTCATCATCGGTAAGGAAAAACGACAAGCCAGGCGATATAATCCCGTATTGGTCAGAGCAGGAACTTGAGGAGAGTGATTCTCTCGAGGCTCAGCTTCCTGCTGATGACAAGTTTACAGAAGGTTATGTTCCGGTGAAGTTCCTGTCCAGGATAACGGAGCTTGGGGTGTTTGAACTATGGTGTAAGAGTACTGTCTCTGATGATTCCTGGAAGCTTGAGTTCAGCGTCAGAGATAATATCAAATGAGAGGCTTAAGATTGAAAAATGAGAGATTTGTCAACTGAACTCAAAGGGAATACCGGTCAGTCCATGCAGGACGAAGATAAGAAAACAGAATCCAGATATATTATAGGAATCGATCTTGGCACAACCAATTCAGCAGTATCATTCGTTGATCTTACCCGTAAACCCTACCGTGTGGAGGATTTTCCTGTAACACAGATTACCGCGCCCGGCGAAATTGCCGCGCTTCCTCTTTTCCCCTCATTCCATTATGAGGCGGCTGAAGGGGAATTCTCCAGTGGTTCGCTAAAGCTGCCCTGGGATACACAGGACAGGAAGGTGATCACAGGGGCTTTTGCACGTGACCATGGTGCTCTGGTACCAGGGAGGCTTGTAACTTCTGCCAAGTCATGGCTCAGCCATTCCGGTGTTGACCGCACCGCTCCTCTGCTTCCATGGCATGCTGCTTCCGATCTGGAGAAAATCTCACCTGTAGAGGCGACATCGAGATACCTGTTGCATATCCGAAATGCCTGGAACCATGCTTACCCTGAGTATCCTGTGGAAGACCAGGATATCACTATCACTGTTCCGGCATCTTTTGACGAGATTGCCCGTGAATTGACTGTTAAAGCAGCCGCTTCAGCCGGATTCTCCCGCATTGTTCTTCTTGAGGAACCTCAGGCGGCTTTTTACGCCTGGATAAACCAGCACTCAAAAGACTGGCAGAAGATGGTTAGTGCAGGTCAGAAGATTCTGATTTGTGATCTCGGGGGAGGGACTACCGATTTTTCGCTGATTCAGGTGAGGGGTAATTCTGATGGTTCGGTTCAGTTTTACCGGATCGCAGTTGGAGATCATCTGATACTTGGCGGAGACAATCTGGATCTGGCATTTTCTTATTATATAGAAAAAAAGATTACTGGAGCCGGAAAACTTACTCCTCGTCAATTCGGAGCACTTGTAAGGAACTGTCAGACCGCTAAAGAGATCCTTCTGGGAGAGAATCCACCGGAGAAACTGGTTGTAAATATTCCCGGAACCGGTTCAACTCTTATTGGCGGCAGTATACAGGCAGAGTTGACATTGGATGAAGCGCTTGAGGTTCTTCTTGAGGGTTTTTTCCCTCTGGTTGATCTCTCAGACAAGCCGCTTGCCAGACAGTCGGGTTTTCAGGAATTCGGGCTTCCCTATGCTGCTGATCCCGCTGTTACAAGATATCTTGCCAGTTTTCTAACCTCACACCGCAGATCTGCGGCACAATTTACAAAAGAAACCGAGGCCGACCCGGCCCGTCCGGATATAATACTGTTTAACGGTGGAGTATTCTCTTCACCTGCTATTCGTGGGCGAATTCTTGATGTTTTGCGTAAGTGGTTCAGTAGTGCTCAGGGGAGTTGGGAGCCAGTAGTTATCAAAAACGAAAAGCCTGAACTTGCTGTTTCCAGGGGAGCTGCTTATTTCGGTGTGGTGCGCAGGGGTGCAGGGGTGAGGATAGTTGCCGGTCTGGCCCGTACCTACTATATAGGAGTGGAGAG
This sequence is a window from Fibrobacter sp.. Protein-coding genes within it:
- a CDS encoding DUF2760 domain-containing protein, whose amino-acid sequence is MNRVELALRTFFWIFFNKKFADKIEEFFIEKPAPEEAKEEVVVKKEAPRVHRSEAVQVIALMQREGRLVDFLKEPIDTYSDAQIGAAVRDIHRDCGAVLDRVFGVEPLLKDDEGKEITVLPGFDPEQYHLTGNVSGNPPYNGILRHHGWRATKVELPLWQGCDESVNVLAAAEVELK
- a CDS encoding hsp70 family protein: MQDEDKKTESRYIIGIDLGTTNSAVSFVDLTRKPYRVEDFPVTQITAPGEIAALPLFPSFHYEAAEGEFSSGSLKLPWDTQDRKVITGAFARDHGALVPGRLVTSAKSWLSHSGVDRTAPLLPWHAASDLEKISPVEATSRYLLHIRNAWNHAYPEYPVEDQDITITVPASFDEIARELTVKAAASAGFSRIVLLEEPQAAFYAWINQHSKDWQKMVSAGQKILICDLGGGTTDFSLIQVRGNSDGSVQFYRIAVGDHLILGGDNLDLAFSYYIEKKITGAGKLTPRQFGALVRNCQTAKEILLGENPPEKLVVNIPGTGSTLIGGSIQAELTLDEALEVLLEGFFPLVDLSDKPLARQSGFQEFGLPYAADPAVTRYLASFLTSHRRSAAQFTKETEADPARPDIILFNGGVFSSPAIRGRILDVLRKWFSSAQGSWEPVVIKNEKPELAVSRGAAYFGVVRRGAGVRIVAGLARTYYIGVESPEGLQALCLAPAGLQEGQSVDLSGRVFNLRIRQPVAFPLYVSSKRTTDQPGELLPIDPLEIHALPPISTVLRSGKKMEAESVDVMLHVKLTEIGTLDLWCTEVSGNRSWKLQFDVRSATRTDVDVHYGAGERAGFLDERTMEMCRESIRETFCPVNGKTADPQGLVKRLEELSGMDRDQWPPSLLRSFWEVLMEVEQGRAVDPLHEARWLNLTGFSLRPGYGYAVDDWRVKQTWMLQQKGVINGRNQACRAEWWIFWRRIAGGLTSGQQKALVQPLIASLRSYYRKEESRKKAKSESKFGQHELAEIWRLLASLEHISASLKEELGDIAEKKLSHRNDSLSEAGIWALGRLGARVPVYGPLNELVSQETVSEWISSLIKSSQPNLTVHLALMQLCRRTDDRYRDIDANLRADVVKFMRNYNAPEHFIELVENGGGLDEEEQSRVFGESLPSGLRIA
- a CDS encoding Hsp70 family protein; this encodes MAQFAAGIDLGTTNSVVAYVRLDQENAPVELLEIQQLTGPATIDNRKSLPSFCYLATDAEVEKAAYDVPWESGRRYVIGDLARRQSADVPTRTVAAAKSWLAYSRVDRREPILPWNAPSDVEKISPVEASRRYLEHIVSVWNSKFPDAPLSEQQVVLTVPASFDASARELTLEAAHQAGLPQDLLLLEEPQAAVYAWLADAGENWRSRLKVGDTLLICDVGGGTTDFTLIGTGEEEGDLVLRRIAVGNHILVGGDNMDLTLAHFARNVFADKGVNLDPWQAVSLWHACRSAKEELLSENPPETHPVTILGRGSKLIGGTVSVDLESSAVSPLLLDGFFPFCSADSSPSRRPASGFRELGLPFESDTGITRHLAQFLRAHGEGGKSVRPTHILFNGGVFKSEAFRARLMDVVQSWFTEGEVTPLERTPDFDFAVSRGAAYYAFVKQGKGIRIRGGTGRSYYIGIETSGPAVPGIERPLNAFCVVPFGMEEGSEIDVPGEEIGLIVGEPARFRFFSSSVRKNDKPGDIIPYWSEQELEESDSLEAQLPADDKFTEGYVPVKFLSRITELGVFELWCKSTVSDDSWKLEFSVRDNIK